The Paenibacillus sp. FSL W8-0426 region AATCGGTCGTAGCCGTGCCTTACGATACCCCCATCATCGGTTACGGCCAGCCCCATGTGAATACGCTGCGGCTCTGGAGCGCCGAACCGAAGCGCGAAACTTCTTTGGATACGCCGTCGAACTACTACGGCTATCTGGATTACAGCCGGTCCGTCGAATCGATCTCGGAGTTTCTGTATCCGGACGATTCGCAGTACGAAGGCAAATTGCTGCGGCTCAAGCAGCAATACTTCATGTGTTCTGCCGGAGTGCAGAGCATTTTGCGCACGTTTAACAAACTAGATCTGCCGTATGACCGCTTACCGGACAAAGTCGCCTTCCATATTAACGATACCCATCCCACTCTGGTCATCCCGGAGTTGATGCGCATCCTGATCGATATTCAGGGTTACGGCTGGGATGAGGCATGGGATATTACAGTAAGGACCGTTTCATATACAAATCATACGACCCTGAGCGAGGCGCTGGAAAAATGGCCGGTGTCCATGGTCAGCAAGCTGCTGCCACGCATTTACATGATCATAGAGGAAATCAACAAACGGTTTTGCGCCATGCTGATCGAGCGTTATCCGGGAGATCAGAACCGCATCGAGCAGATGGCGATCATCGCGAACGATCAGGTACGCATGGCCAACCTGGCCATCGTCGGCAGTCACAGCGTGAACGGGGTGGCCGCCTTGCATACGGAAATTTTGAAAGAGCGCGAGATGGCCCCGTTCTATGCGCTCTATCCCGAGCGGTTCAACAACAAGACCAATGGCATTACCCATCGCCGCTGGCTTATGCATGCGAACCCGAAACTGTCCGCCCTCATTACGGATACGATCGGAACGGACTGGATCACGCAGCCGGGCTTGCTGAATGAACTGGTGCCTTATGCCGGGGATGCGGCTTTTCAGCAGCAATTCCATGCGATCAAGCGGGCCAACAAGGAGCGGCTGGCAGCATACATTCTGGATCATGCGGGAGTTACCGTGAATCCGGATTCGATTTTCGATGTGCAGGTCAAACGGCTTCACGGATACAAACGTCAGCTGCTGAACATTTTGCATGTCATGCACTTATACAATCGTTTGAAGCACGATGCTTCGTATGATCTCGTACCGCGCACGTTCATCTTTGGAGCGAAGGCAGCGCCGAGCTATTATTTTGCCAAAAAAATCATCAAGCTGATCAATACGGTGGCCGATACGATTAATCAGGATCGTTCGGTTCAGGACCGTTTGAAAGTGCTGTTTCTTGAAAATTATTCCGTCTCGTTGGCCGAAAAGATCATACCGGCTGCCGATGTCAGCGAACAGATTTCGACCGCAGGCAAGGAGGCCTCGG contains the following coding sequences:
- a CDS encoding glycogen/starch/alpha-glucan phosphorylase, which gives rise to MFDNKEAFKSIFQRNLISKLGKLPEEATLDDVYHVLGSMIREYAGHDWAASNQGFKQRQDKQVYYFSLEFLIGRLLGNNLLNVNELELVRSSLAELGISLEQVEEQESDAGLGNGGLGRLAACFLDSLASLGYAGHGCGIRYKYGLFEQKIINGNQVELPDNWLDKGNEWEVRRPDKKVEVQFWGRVEAYEQDGRMQFATRDAESVVAVPYDTPIIGYGQPHVNTLRLWSAEPKRETSLDTPSNYYGYLDYSRSVESISEFLYPDDSQYEGKLLRLKQQYFMCSAGVQSILRTFNKLDLPYDRLPDKVAFHINDTHPTLVIPELMRILIDIQGYGWDEAWDITVRTVSYTNHTTLSEALEKWPVSMVSKLLPRIYMIIEEINKRFCAMLIERYPGDQNRIEQMAIIANDQVRMANLAIVGSHSVNGVAALHTEILKEREMAPFYALYPERFNNKTNGITHRRWLMHANPKLSALITDTIGTDWITQPGLLNELVPYAGDAAFQQQFHAIKRANKERLAAYILDHAGVTVNPDSIFDVQVKRLHGYKRQLLNILHVMHLYNRLKHDASYDLVPRTFIFGAKAAPSYYFAKKIIKLINTVADTINQDRSVQDRLKVLFLENYSVSLAEKIIPAADVSEQISTAGKEASGTGNMKFMMNGALTIGTMDGANVEMAEQVEEENMFIFGLRAEEVSEYYRSGQYRPREVAQQDERLGQVVEQLVHPGAFCCRDGEFWDIYDSLLAHGDEYFVLRDFASYADAHAAIDAAYRDVPAWTRKAVLNTAKSGIFSSDRTISEYATDIWGIEPVSGFWRG